The following are from one region of the Acidimicrobiia bacterium genome:
- a CDS encoding DUF222 domain-containing protein, which translates to MTIVNELAKINAHRSDASRTLGEWVQSHLDVSRTTAAGLVSAARNSTKCRRIEHRLGYGGATFDRVVEMHRFVEAGATEAEALETSRLNLEDLRKMRVRRRRMTAADERTEHADRHFTIQPSLDEGAWTIHGRLPGLMGRIVDKAIAQKADELRLVPGAEQSSRSQRQADALVALMQDSLGGDTTIVDSAMSGQVTVFVDARTKTVESCGGFTAEIPFGPRVGPETLEALLCGGTVRVIGLDTRGKPVATTDSARAIPKATRDSVLFRDGGCTIDGCGSRYRLEPHHIIPRSEHGAHDPTNLTTLCWYHHHIAIHTNGYIIDPDTAPNRRRLVNPKRKKRAPPLDDW; encoded by the coding sequence GTGACGATCGTCAACGAGTTGGCCAAGATCAACGCTCATCGCAGTGACGCGTCACGCACCCTTGGCGAGTGGGTTCAGTCACATCTTGATGTTTCAAGGACCACTGCAGCCGGATTGGTGTCCGCGGCTCGCAACAGTACCAAGTGTCGACGGATCGAACACCGGTTGGGATATGGCGGTGCGACGTTTGATCGGGTCGTTGAAATGCATCGCTTTGTTGAGGCCGGTGCCACCGAAGCCGAAGCGCTCGAAACGAGCAGACTCAATTTGGAAGATCTCCGCAAGATGCGTGTCCGTCGCCGCCGCATGACAGCCGCAGATGAACGCACAGAACACGCCGATCGTCATTTCACGATCCAGCCGTCCCTTGACGAGGGCGCATGGACGATCCATGGACGGTTGCCGGGATTGATGGGACGCATTGTCGACAAGGCCATTGCACAAAAAGCTGACGAACTCCGGCTCGTCCCCGGTGCCGAGCAATCCTCACGCAGTCAACGCCAAGCCGATGCGCTCGTGGCATTGATGCAGGACTCGCTCGGTGGTGATACCACAATCGTCGACAGTGCCATGTCTGGTCAGGTGACCGTGTTTGTTGATGCACGCACCAAGACAGTCGAATCCTGTGGCGGGTTCACCGCCGAGATCCCATTCGGGCCACGCGTCGGACCCGAAACCCTCGAAGCGCTGCTGTGCGGAGGCACGGTTCGTGTGATCGGCCTCGACACCCGAGGCAAGCCGGTGGCGACCACAGATTCCGCACGGGCGATCCCGAAAGCGACCCGTGACAGTGTTCTGTTCCGTGACGGAGGATGCACGATCGACGGATGCGGCAGCCGCTACCGTCTCGAGCCGCATCACATCATTCCACGGTCCGAACACGGCGCCCACGATCCGACGAACCTGACCACGCTGTGTTGGTATCACCACCACATAGCCATCCACACCAACGGCTACATCATCGACCCGGACACGGCACCAAATCGAAGACGGCTCGTCAACCCCAAACGGAAAAAGCGGGCTCCACCGTTGGACGACTGGTGA
- a CDS encoding isochorismatase family cysteine hydrolase, translating to MKTALVVLDMLNDFVDGTLANEAAKPIIGNIHQLAEAARNRDDWVVIYANDAHKDNDFEFAVFGEHALAGSTGAEVVSELTPEAGDFVVPKRFYSAFTETDLDATCRVHNIGSFVVVGQHTNCCCRHTTYDAFARGIAVAVVSDATCVFAPMVGERYDEVQSESLEYLSTFYNSRVLETSELL from the coding sequence ATGAAGACCGCACTGGTGGTTCTTGACATGCTGAACGACTTTGTCGATGGGACGCTTGCCAATGAAGCCGCAAAGCCGATCATCGGCAACATCCATCAGCTTGCCGAGGCTGCACGGAACCGTGATGACTGGGTTGTCATCTATGCCAATGACGCGCACAAGGACAATGATTTTGAGTTCGCCGTATTCGGAGAGCACGCCCTCGCCGGTTCCACGGGGGCCGAAGTCGTCAGCGAACTGACCCCTGAGGCGGGGGATTTCGTCGTTCCAAAGCGGTTCTACTCGGCGTTCACCGAGACCGATCTCGATGCGACATGCCGCGTACACAACATCGGCAGTTTCGTGGTCGTTGGTCAGCACACCAACTGCTGTTGCCGGCATACCACCTACGACGCTTTCGCAAGGGGTATTGCAGTGGCAGTGGTCTCGGACGCAACATGCGTATTCGCCCCGATGGTTGGTGAGCGGTACGACGAGGTCCAAAGCGAATCGCTGGAGTACCTGTCCACCTTCTACAACTCCCGGGTACTTGAGACGAGCGAGCTGCTCTAA
- a CDS encoding SHOCT domain-containing protein, with translation MNRRESMMDAASPEPDSYEPTPDDAPAPAEVGADPYEKLKEAKQLLDDGILTEEEFAAEKKKILGT, from the coding sequence ATGAACCGCCGCGAATCCATGATGGACGCAGCTTCGCCCGAGCCGGATTCCTACGAGCCGACACCTGATGATGCGCCCGCGCCCGCCGAGGTCGGGGCCGACCCGTACGAGAAGCTGAAGGAAGCCAAGCAGCTGCTCGACGACGGGATCCTCACCGAGGAAGAGTTCGCAGCCGAGAAGAAGAAGATCCTCGGCACATAG
- a CDS encoding benzoate-CoA ligase family protein yields MDHTVVADAEQLTFAPTFNVAVPFIDRHTAEGRGSKVAIRTNNGHEVTYAELAEQVNRAGNALAGLGLVPGDRVLMIVKDDPIFYSIFWGAIKAGFVPVPLNTLLRSKDYAFVLEDSGAAALVWSPEYDEEVVPALAAVDPGPAHQLRTTGDGVTAHSLLAGASDELEPAATTAMDDCFWLYSSGSTGNPKGAVHRHRDMVVTSQFYGVDTLGAREDDIFFSAAKLFFAYGLGNAMTFPLWVGGTAVLYDGRPTPETVFDMIGRFKPTLYFGVPTLYAAQLAGFDDLAPDTSSIRMCVSAGEALPPDILNRWKQRTGLDILDGIGSTELLHIFISNVEGDIRPGATGRPVPGYRARVVDEAGDDVPPGTSGRLLMCGPSVAKEYWNNPTKTAATMLGDDWIDTGDTYIRDEDGYFWYQGRSDDMMKVGGIWTSPFEIEAKLMEHPLVLEAAIVGRADDADLVKPAAMVVLTDRSAAGPDLERELRTLCKDGLAPYKYPRWIEFVDELPKTATGKIQRFKLRTD; encoded by the coding sequence ATGGATCACACCGTCGTCGCAGACGCCGAACAACTGACATTCGCTCCGACCTTCAATGTCGCCGTGCCGTTCATCGACCGGCATACGGCGGAGGGCCGCGGCTCGAAGGTTGCGATCCGGACGAACAACGGACACGAAGTCACCTATGCCGAACTTGCCGAACAGGTCAATCGTGCAGGGAACGCCCTTGCCGGCCTCGGACTGGTGCCGGGGGACCGAGTCCTGATGATCGTCAAGGACGATCCGATCTTCTACTCCATCTTCTGGGGCGCAATCAAGGCCGGGTTCGTCCCTGTTCCCCTCAACACGCTGTTGCGGTCAAAGGACTACGCGTTCGTGCTCGAGGACTCGGGTGCCGCCGCCCTCGTCTGGTCGCCCGAATACGACGAGGAAGTCGTCCCCGCCCTCGCTGCCGTCGATCCGGGGCCCGCCCACCAGCTCCGAACCACCGGCGACGGTGTCACCGCCCACTCGCTGCTCGCCGGGGCATCCGACGAACTCGAGCCAGCGGCCACCACCGCCATGGATGACTGCTTCTGGCTGTACTCGTCGGGGTCGACAGGGAACCCGAAGGGAGCCGTCCACCGGCACCGCGACATGGTTGTCACCTCGCAGTTCTACGGCGTCGACACCCTCGGTGCCCGCGAGGACGACATCTTCTTCTCGGCTGCGAAGCTGTTCTTCGCCTACGGCCTCGGCAACGCGATGACCTTCCCGTTGTGGGTCGGCGGCACCGCCGTCCTCTACGACGGCCGACCGACGCCCGAAACGGTGTTCGACATGATCGGCCGTTTCAAGCCGACGCTCTACTTCGGAGTGCCGACCCTCTACGCGGCCCAGCTCGCGGGGTTCGACGACCTCGCACCTGACACATCTTCGATCCGAATGTGCGTTTCGGCAGGTGAAGCCCTCCCGCCTGACATCCTGAACCGCTGGAAGCAGCGCACGGGACTCGACATCCTCGACGGCATCGGTTCGACCGAGCTGCTGCACATCTTCATCTCCAATGTCGAAGGTGACATTCGCCCCGGGGCAACCGGGCGTCCCGTTCCCGGCTATCGGGCACGGGTCGTCGACGAAGCCGGCGACGATGTCCCGCCAGGGACCTCAGGACGGTTGCTGATGTGTGGTCCGTCGGTTGCGAAGGAATACTGGAACAACCCGACCAAGACAGCCGCCACGATGCTCGGTGACGACTGGATCGACACCGGGGACACTTACATTCGCGACGAGGACGGCTACTTCTGGTACCAGGGGCGCAGCGACGACATGATGAAGGTCGGCGGCATCTGGACATCCCCATTCGAGATCGAAGCGAAACTCATGGAACATCCCCTCGTCCTCGAAGCGGCCATCGTCGGGAGGGCGGACGATGCCGACCTCGTCAAGCCCGCCGCAATGGTGGTCCTGACCGACCGGTCGGCCGCCGGACCCGACCTCGAACGCGAGCTGCGAACGCTGTGCAAGGACGGCCTTGCGCCCTACAAGTATCCGAGATGGATCGAGTTCGTCGACGAACTCCCCAAGACCGCGACCGGGAAGATCCAGCGATTCAAGCTCCGGACCGACTGA
- a CDS encoding ABC transporter substrate-binding protein — MRKRRWLIPMSLVLALTLIMSACSSDDTADTTTTTEGEAATTTTAPPADTTTTEPMNTEPIKIGMLTSLTATFAPWGVSVVDGMRLAVAEINAAGGVNGRMLELVERDTQSNPEEGVSGFERMVEDGVVAVGGIISSDVGLSTARTAEELEVPLFLVKAGSDAILTTDSRYTFRTCLVAAPMVAGPLRQYVDAEGITKVGAIVADYAWGQAIKSALETEFADAEGVELQIEVAPVPEQDFSAYLRRLSDFGAEVLVATGHPPGGVSITKQSADFGMNIPVTGSWNPIALIVNAVGEQAIDRYADFACVDYDDPEYQDLARRYLAMSNNTFMEDDAVAGFGIVHIIAEAVAAVGDDPVAIAQYVHDNTFDIPGYSHPLSWTEWGELAAAQPTFTVMRQMTPPDGVSPGADWYPELLIKAEPLEPFVP, encoded by the coding sequence ATGAGAAAGCGCAGATGGCTCATTCCGATGAGCCTCGTCCTTGCGCTGACGCTCATCATGAGCGCATGCAGCTCGGACGACACAGCAGATACGACAACAACCACCGAGGGAGAGGCCGCAACAACAACGACGGCTCCGCCCGCGGACACGACGACAACCGAACCGATGAACACCGAGCCGATCAAGATCGGCATGCTGACATCGTTGACAGCGACCTTCGCCCCGTGGGGCGTGTCGGTTGTCGACGGCATGCGGCTCGCCGTTGCGGAGATCAACGCTGCAGGCGGCGTCAATGGCCGCATGCTGGAACTGGTCGAGCGTGATACCCAATCCAATCCGGAAGAAGGCGTGAGCGGCTTCGAGCGAATGGTCGAAGACGGCGTCGTCGCGGTTGGAGGGATCATCTCGAGCGATGTGGGGCTCTCAACGGCGCGTACTGCCGAAGAACTCGAAGTTCCGCTGTTCCTCGTCAAGGCCGGATCCGACGCGATCCTGACCACCGACAGCCGGTACACCTTCCGGACCTGCCTCGTGGCAGCTCCGATGGTTGCCGGACCGCTCCGCCAGTATGTGGATGCCGAGGGCATCACGAAGGTCGGGGCGATCGTGGCTGATTACGCGTGGGGCCAAGCCATCAAGTCGGCACTCGAAACCGAGTTCGCTGACGCCGAAGGTGTCGAGCTCCAGATCGAGGTTGCACCGGTTCCCGAGCAGGACTTCTCTGCCTACCTGCGCCGCCTGAGCGACTTCGGTGCCGAGGTTCTCGTGGCGACGGGCCATCCGCCCGGAGGCGTTTCGATCACGAAGCAGTCCGCCGACTTCGGGATGAACATTCCGGTCACCGGCTCGTGGAACCCGATCGCGCTGATCGTCAACGCGGTCGGTGAGCAGGCAATCGATCGGTATGCCGACTTCGCGTGCGTCGATTACGACGATCCGGAGTACCAGGATCTCGCGAGGCGTTACCTCGCCATGTCGAACAACACCTTCATGGAGGATGATGCCGTCGCGGGCTTCGGCATCGTGCACATCATCGCCGAGGCGGTCGCTGCCGTCGGGGACGACCCTGTGGCCATCGCCCAGTATGTCCACGACAACACCTTCGACATCCCCGGCTACTCGCATCCGCTGAGTTGGACGGAGTGGGGTGAGCTCGCTGCGGCGCAACCGACCTTCACGGTCATGCGGCAGATGACGCCACCTGACGGCGTGAGCCCGGGTGCGGACTGGTACCCGGAGCTGCTGATCAAGGCAGAGCCACTCGAGCCGTTCGTTCCATAA
- a CDS encoding ABC transporter ATP-binding protein — translation MAVLELDNIQRRFGGLPAVDGVTLGFNDGEILAIVGPNGAGKSTLLKTITGIHPATGGMIRFDGVDITRMATHDIRHAGIAMVLQTPRIFASLTVRENVLVGAMFGTSERTSEADARDQADAMLAFVGLEDKADLAIGQLNLHEQRYVDLARALAGGPRLLLLDEVMAGLNDTETQASIEMIRTARDRFGITIIWVEHVMKAVMSLAERVAVLDFGRLLTSGDPKTVMRDPAVVKAYLGDTVLPDA, via the coding sequence ATGGCAGTCCTCGAACTCGACAACATACAGAGACGCTTCGGTGGACTGCCTGCCGTTGACGGTGTGACCCTTGGGTTCAACGATGGCGAGATTCTCGCCATCGTTGGGCCCAACGGCGCGGGCAAGTCCACCTTGCTCAAGACCATCACCGGGATCCACCCTGCGACCGGCGGGATGATCCGCTTCGACGGCGTGGACATCACGAGGATGGCCACCCACGACATTCGCCACGCGGGTATTGCCATGGTGCTCCAGACGCCCCGCATCTTTGCGTCGCTCACGGTCCGTGAGAATGTGCTCGTCGGCGCGATGTTCGGCACGAGCGAACGCACCAGCGAAGCCGACGCCCGCGATCAGGCCGACGCGATGTTGGCCTTCGTTGGCCTCGAGGACAAGGCGGATCTCGCGATCGGCCAGCTCAACCTCCACGAACAGCGCTATGTCGATCTCGCGAGGGCACTCGCAGGAGGGCCGAGGCTCCTTCTCCTCGACGAAGTCATGGCAGGCCTCAACGACACCGAAACACAGGCTTCGATCGAGATGATCCGAACCGCACGGGACCGGTTCGGGATCACCATCATCTGGGTCGAGCATGTCATGAAGGCTGTCATGAGCCTCGCCGAGCGTGTTGCGGTCCTCGACTTCGGCCGACTCCTCACAAGTGGCGACCCCAAGACCGTCATGCGGGATCCCGCTGTCGTCAAGGCGTACCTCGGCGATACGGTGCTGCCAGATGCTTGA
- a CDS encoding ABC transporter ATP-binding protein, whose amino-acid sequence MLEVNAVSSGYNREPVVHDVTINVNDGEIVAIIGSNGAGKSTFLRAVCGLLRVMSGTITYDGAPIANKPAYRIARAGVAFVPAERHLFPGMTVDDNLSLGAYPQRPDPERQALVFELFPRLGERRRQAAGTMSGGEQQMLAVARALMAKPRLLILDEPTTGIAPSLAVNAYGSIASLRDHGISVLVAEQQVPLVLEIADRGYVLENGVIQLEGSADELHDNPTVRRAYLGVS is encoded by the coding sequence ATGCTTGAAGTCAACGCCGTCTCGTCAGGCTACAACCGGGAACCGGTCGTGCACGATGTGACGATCAATGTCAACGACGGAGAGATCGTTGCCATCATCGGCTCGAACGGAGCAGGGAAGTCGACATTCCTGCGTGCCGTGTGCGGCCTTCTACGGGTGATGTCGGGGACCATCACCTACGACGGCGCCCCCATCGCGAACAAACCGGCCTACCGGATCGCCCGCGCGGGCGTGGCGTTCGTCCCAGCGGAGCGGCACCTGTTCCCCGGCATGACGGTCGACGACAACCTTTCGCTCGGTGCGTATCCGCAGCGGCCAGATCCCGAACGCCAGGCCCTCGTCTTCGAGCTCTTTCCACGGCTCGGTGAGCGGCGACGCCAGGCCGCAGGGACGATGAGCGGAGGCGAGCAACAGATGCTGGCCGTTGCGAGGGCGCTCATGGCCAAACCCCGCCTCCTCATCCTCGACGAGCCGACGACCGGGATCGCACCGAGCCTCGCCGTCAACGCATACGGTTCGATCGCGAGCCTTCGTGACCACGGCATCTCGGTCCTCGTGGCCGAACAGCAGGTTCCCCTCGTTCTCGAGATCGCCGACCGTGGATATGTCCTCGAAAACGGAGTGATCCAGCTCGAGGGAAGCGCCGACGAGCTCCACGACAACCCGACGGTGCGGCGCGCCTACCTGGGGGTGTCATGA
- a CDS encoding branched-chain amino acid ABC transporter permease, whose translation MTAVILDGLVLGLQFGLLGVGLTIVYGMGGVLNLAYGPMAVASAIMISVTMRWGVPAGPAVLLGLLTGAGLGLLLNVTIMRPVYRRQGEDRVLLSLLLTIGVAFIINGYLQWQLPIEALSLSIGGDAIPILGVPMRTGSLLASAITIAAGGGLLVFFRRTTTGRSVRSVIQDEVGARLCGVSPAAVRMLIFTLSGAIAGLVAVTRSMSSPVPVTEGFNLTILALLVTVVGGLGSIRGAFLAGLILGVVNAFSSFYIGSYITTIVLLLAAALTILLRPSGLFGEHPT comes from the coding sequence ATGACCGCGGTCATCCTCGACGGACTCGTGCTCGGACTCCAGTTCGGACTCCTCGGAGTCGGGCTCACCATCGTCTACGGCATGGGAGGGGTGCTCAACCTCGCATATGGACCGATGGCCGTCGCGTCGGCCATCATGATCTCCGTCACGATGCGCTGGGGCGTCCCAGCCGGCCCTGCGGTGCTGCTCGGCCTGCTCACCGGTGCCGGCCTCGGCCTGCTCCTCAATGTGACGATCATGCGCCCCGTCTACCGGCGGCAAGGCGAGGATCGCGTCCTGCTGAGCCTCCTCCTGACGATCGGCGTCGCGTTCATCATCAACGGATACCTGCAATGGCAACTCCCGATCGAGGCGCTCAGCCTCAGCATCGGCGGCGACGCGATCCCGATCCTCGGCGTGCCGATGCGCACAGGGAGCCTCCTTGCGTCGGCCATCACCATCGCCGCCGGTGGCGGGCTCCTCGTCTTTTTCAGGCGCACAACCACCGGCCGATCGGTCCGGTCCGTCATCCAGGACGAGGTCGGCGCGAGGCTCTGCGGTGTGAGCCCCGCAGCGGTACGCATGCTGATCTTCACCCTCAGCGGCGCCATCGCGGGGCTCGTCGCCGTGACCCGGTCCATGTCGTCGCCGGTGCCGGTCACGGAAGGATTCAACCTCACCATCCTCGCGCTGCTGGTGACGGTCGTCGGTGGCCTCGGCAGTATCAGAGGGGCGTTCCTCGCGGGCCTCATCCTCGGTGTTGTCAACGCATTCAGCTCGTTCTACATCGGCTCGTACATCACGACCATCGTGCTGCTGCTCGCTGCGGCGCTCACCATCTTGCTGCGTCCCTCCGGACTCTTCGGGGAGCATCCGACATGA
- a CDS encoding branched-chain amino acid ABC transporter permease: MIDQAERGSRKERMYRAFGGSSSGFAPYVAVAVTALLLSLLPLWIGDSRTLIGVATSGLLFACYAIAFNLIFGSTDQLFLAVGALAGLGAYTSAITSERLGVPLPIAITLGALAAMAISGVFSWIAVRRSLGIIFTGIVTLTFSLAFDNLLLGQRELTGGETGIVVDAGKGAFFRGQVPPYYVFLVLMVGFLVAYVVIHRSQMGWAFRALRDDELSAKLAGVNVARYRIYAGAIGGAMLGLSGAMWAHVEGFISPATFTFVHVDVPVLVMLVFGGIGTLLGPVVGSAFFTYLGEVLASFSQLRLIVEGTLLIVLFLLLPQGVVGAVRAGLARLRRGRKEA; this comes from the coding sequence ATGATCGACCAAGCCGAGCGCGGATCGAGGAAGGAGCGGATGTATCGGGCGTTCGGTGGATCCTCGTCGGGGTTCGCCCCGTATGTTGCTGTCGCGGTCACGGCACTGCTGCTGTCCCTCCTTCCGCTGTGGATCGGTGACTCCCGCACCCTCATCGGGGTCGCAACGAGCGGCCTCCTGTTTGCCTGCTACGCCATCGCGTTCAACCTGATCTTCGGAAGTACCGACCAGCTCTTCCTCGCCGTCGGAGCCCTCGCAGGCCTTGGTGCGTACACATCGGCCATCACTTCCGAGCGTCTCGGTGTTCCGCTTCCCATCGCAATCACGCTCGGTGCACTCGCAGCGATGGCGATCAGCGGGGTCTTCAGCTGGATCGCCGTGCGCCGATCGCTCGGGATCATCTTCACGGGTATCGTCACGCTGACCTTCTCGCTCGCATTCGACAACCTGCTGCTCGGCCAACGCGAACTCACGGGCGGCGAGACCGGAATCGTCGTCGACGCAGGGAAAGGCGCCTTCTTCCGGGGACAGGTCCCGCCGTACTATGTCTTTCTCGTCCTGATGGTGGGATTCCTCGTGGCGTACGTGGTCATCCACCGATCGCAGATGGGATGGGCGTTCCGGGCGCTCCGCGACGATGAGCTCTCGGCCAAACTCGCCGGGGTGAATGTGGCGAGGTACCGCATCTACGCGGGGGCGATCGGCGGTGCCATGCTCGGACTCTCTGGTGCGATGTGGGCACATGTGGAGGGCTTCATCAGCCCCGCCACCTTCACCTTCGTCCATGTCGATGTCCCGGTGCTGGTGATGCTCGTGTTCGGCGGTATCGGAACCCTGCTCGGCCCCGTCGTCGGGTCGGCCTTCTTCACCTACCTCGGCGAGGTCCTTGCCTCCTTCAGCCAGCTTCGACTCATCGTCGAAGGGACCCTGCTCATCGTCCTGTTCCTGTTGTTACCCCAAGGTGTCGTCGGGGCGGTGCGGGCTGGGCTCGCTCGACTGCGGCGGGGGCGAAAGGAGGCATAA
- a CDS encoding universal stress protein, which translates to MLESATGIVVPLDGREPSVRAVPIAVRIGGRLELPVRLYSVSDDPGREVWLRDVAARYGSVESVAVSVEQSDDPAAAIARTAGDTELVCMATSASILPHQGRIGSIAEEVVRTVRRPVVLVGPSVLPRTGNSTGRIIAPVDGSEMSETALGYAADLAAAASVPLWVVTVVSRRSEAALAADIGGAATPVVEANYVARLARDLEERAGMVVDFEVLHRDDASEAILEFAGDDGTVVMTTHGRSGLRRIFGGSVATAVVADSPRAVFVWRPDEE; encoded by the coding sequence ATGCTCGAAAGCGCGACCGGTATCGTTGTTCCGCTGGACGGGAGGGAACCCAGCGTTCGGGCCGTCCCGATCGCAGTGCGAATCGGGGGTCGGCTGGAACTTCCGGTTCGGCTCTACTCGGTGTCTGACGATCCGGGCCGCGAGGTGTGGCTGCGAGATGTCGCGGCGAGATACGGATCGGTCGAATCGGTTGCGGTCTCGGTCGAGCAGTCGGATGATCCGGCCGCCGCGATCGCCAGGACGGCAGGCGACACCGAGCTCGTGTGTATGGCGACCTCGGCCTCCATCCTTCCCCATCAGGGCCGCATCGGCTCGATTGCCGAAGAGGTTGTTCGTACCGTGCGGCGCCCCGTCGTTCTCGTCGGGCCCTCCGTCCTTCCGAGGACAGGAAACTCCACGGGGCGAATCATCGCGCCGGTGGACGGATCGGAGATGTCAGAGACAGCCCTCGGGTACGCGGCAGACCTCGCCGCCGCCGCATCGGTTCCGTTGTGGGTCGTCACGGTGGTCTCTCGGCGGTCGGAAGCCGCCCTCGCCGCCGACATCGGGGGTGCTGCGACGCCGGTCGTCGAGGCGAACTATGTGGCGAGGCTCGCCCGCGACCTCGAGGAGCGGGCGGGGATGGTGGTCGATTTCGAAGTGCTCCATCGTGACGACGCTTCCGAGGCAATCCTTGAGTTCGCAGGGGATGACGGCACGGTGGTCATGACCACACACGGAAGGTCAGGACTTCGCAGAATCTTCGGAGGCAGCGTCGCTACCGCCGTTGTTGCGGACTCCCCACGGGCCGTGTTCGTCTGGCGGCCCGACGAGGAGTAG
- a CDS encoding AMP-binding protein: MQTDTVVTTFFDSQIETLPADRMRDLQETKLAAVIDAVYGANAFVTAKLEAAGADPHDIRTLEDLAGLPFTTKAELLTAQEDGEPSTNCTFPETAYTRVHQTSGTTGTPLRVYDTAQSWDWWEHCWGFVLSGAGLTAADRLFVPFSFGPFIGFWAAVGGANRIGALMIPGGGRTSPQRLGLMADMGVTAMTCTPTYALRLAEVARDEGFDLTRIPMRVTVHAGEPGANVPETKQRIQTTWGAKCYDHAGASEVGAHSFECEAQPGGTHAIDSEFIVEVIDPATDLPADPGTEGELVITNLGRIGFPVLRYRTGDMVRLGLDPCPCGRTFTRFDGGVIGRADDMFVVRGVNVFPSAIEGILRRHDAVEEFRVTVANKRQMAALVIEIECRDGMDEGGTSRVVQSAFESSLGMRPEVVVVSRGTLPRFELKARRFVVDEP; the protein is encoded by the coding sequence ATGCAGACTGACACGGTGGTGACCACCTTCTTCGACAGCCAGATCGAAACCCTGCCGGCCGACCGGATGCGGGATCTTCAGGAGACCAAGCTCGCCGCGGTCATCGACGCCGTCTACGGGGCAAACGCCTTTGTCACCGCCAAACTCGAAGCCGCAGGCGCCGACCCGCACGACATCCGGACCCTCGAGGACCTGGCCGGGCTTCCGTTCACGACGAAAGCCGAGCTGCTCACCGCGCAGGAAGATGGCGAACCGAGCACCAACTGCACCTTCCCTGAGACGGCCTACACCCGTGTCCATCAGACATCAGGGACGACCGGCACACCGCTGCGGGTCTACGACACGGCACAGAGCTGGGACTGGTGGGAGCATTGCTGGGGTTTCGTGCTGTCCGGGGCAGGGCTGACGGCAGCAGACCGGCTGTTCGTTCCGTTCTCGTTCGGTCCGTTCATCGGGTTCTGGGCCGCGGTGGGTGGGGCGAACAGGATCGGGGCCCTGATGATCCCGGGCGGCGGCCGAACATCACCGCAGCGTCTCGGGCTGATGGCCGACATGGGTGTCACCGCGATGACCTGCACACCGACCTACGCACTCCGCCTCGCCGAGGTTGCACGAGACGAGGGCTTCGACCTGACGCGAATCCCGATGCGCGTCACCGTGCACGCCGGGGAGCCCGGCGCGAATGTGCCGGAAACGAAACAGCGGATTCAGACGACTTGGGGTGCCAAGTGCTACGACCATGCCGGAGCGTCCGAGGTCGGGGCGCACAGCTTCGAGTGTGAGGCCCAACCTGGTGGCACCCACGCGATCGACAGTGAGTTCATCGTCGAAGTGATCGATCCGGCCACGGACCTGCCTGCCGACCCGGGGACGGAGGGTGAACTCGTCATCACCAACCTCGGGCGCATCGGGTTTCCCGTACTGCGGTACCGCACCGGCGACATGGTTCGGCTCGGCCTCGATCCGTGTCCATGCGGGCGGACCTTCACCCGCTTCGACGGCGGGGTGATCGGGCGGGCTGACGACATGTTCGTCGTGCGCGGTGTCAATGTCTTCCCTTCGGCCATCGAGGGAATCCTTCGACGGCACGACGCGGTCGAGGAATTCAGGGTCACCGTGGCGAACAAGCGACAGATGGCAGCCCTCGTCATCGAGATAGAATGCCGTGACGGCATGGACGAAGGCGGGACCTCCCGCGTTGTGCAGTCCGCGTTCGAGTCCTCGTTGGGTATGCGACCGGAAGTCGTGGTCGTGTCGCGCGGAACCCTGCCGCGGTTCGAGCTCAAAGCAAGGCGTTTCGTCGTCGACGAGCCCTGA